A section of the Vibrio vulnificus CMCP6 genome encodes:
- a CDS encoding membrane protein codes for MNKPHKGIWIAYILSCLTPFTFLLSGVIAIVYAGYRLDKNQDGDVVNSHYYGLIRTFFLYLTFFVVLIVTVATSNGVLVGVSEYWVNSTVLDNVLNSVAYAIPYVGMLFAALAILVWFLRMYQGMVQLSNNQPHRPSTGPNL; via the coding sequence GTGAACAAACCTCATAAGGGTATTTGGATTGCTTACATCCTCAGCTGTTTAACACCATTTACTTTCTTACTCTCTGGTGTTATCGCGATTGTTTATGCAGGGTATCGATTGGATAAAAACCAAGATGGTGACGTTGTTAATTCACACTACTATGGATTAATTCGAACCTTCTTCCTTTATCTCACGTTTTTCGTTGTCTTGATCGTCACCGTAGCAACCTCGAACGGTGTACTGGTCGGCGTCAGTGAATACTGGGTCAACAGTACGGTTTTGGACAATGTACTCAACAGCGTTGCCTACGCGATTCCCTACGTGGGTATGCTGTTTGCAGCGCTAGCGATATTGGTTTGGTTCTTGCGCATGTACCAAGGCATGGTTCAGCTAAGCAACAATCAACCGCATAGACCATCGACAGGTCCAAACTTATAG
- a CDS encoding ammonium transporter, producing MSDTASQVHGAVQTLTQSSDTLFLLLGAIMVFLMHAGFAFLEVGTVRHKNQVNALVKILADFGISTLAYFFIGYWVAYGAHFFADAETLAQGNGYELVKFFFLLTFAAAIPAIVSGGIAERARFYPVLIATFFTVGIVYPLFEGIIWNGNFGIQAWFEATFGVGFHDFAGSVVVHGVGGWIALVAVIFLGMRRGRVRAGKHTNFAPSNIPFLALGAWILCVGWFGFNVMSAQTLNGISGLVAMNSLMAMAGGIVAALIAGKNDPGFIHNGPLAGLVAVCAGSDLMHPLGALVTGSVAGVLFVYLFTYLQNKTKIDDVLGVWPLHGVCGAWGGIAAGIFGQSSLGGLGGVSFTVQLLGTLLGISVALIGAGIVYGAINRLSGLRLSQEDEFNGADLAIHKISSVNAE from the coding sequence ATGAGCGATACTGCCAGTCAGGTTCACGGAGCCGTTCAAACCCTGACACAAAGTTCAGACACCTTATTTTTATTGCTTGGCGCTATCATGGTGTTCCTTATGCACGCCGGATTCGCTTTCTTAGAAGTTGGAACGGTGAGACATAAAAACCAAGTTAATGCCCTGGTTAAAATCTTAGCGGATTTTGGCATTTCCACTTTGGCGTACTTCTTTATCGGCTATTGGGTCGCCTATGGGGCGCATTTTTTTGCCGATGCGGAAACGTTAGCTCAAGGTAACGGCTATGAGTTGGTGAAGTTCTTTTTCTTGCTGACCTTTGCTGCAGCCATTCCTGCCATTGTTTCGGGGGGTATTGCCGAGCGAGCGCGTTTTTATCCCGTTTTGATTGCGACATTCTTCACCGTGGGGATTGTCTATCCTCTGTTTGAGGGCATTATTTGGAACGGAAATTTCGGTATTCAAGCTTGGTTTGAAGCCACCTTTGGTGTCGGTTTCCATGATTTCGCAGGATCTGTGGTTGTGCATGGTGTCGGAGGATGGATTGCACTGGTTGCGGTGATTTTCTTAGGCATGCGCCGAGGACGTGTGCGTGCAGGGAAACACACTAACTTTGCCCCTTCAAATATTCCTTTTCTCGCCTTAGGAGCGTGGATCCTGTGCGTCGGTTGGTTTGGGTTTAACGTGATGTCTGCACAAACACTGAATGGCATCAGTGGTTTGGTTGCAATGAACTCACTGATGGCGATGGCGGGCGGGATTGTCGCCGCGCTCATCGCTGGCAAAAATGACCCGGGCTTTATTCACAACGGACCACTTGCAGGATTGGTCGCTGTGTGTGCAGGATCGGATCTCATGCATCCTCTTGGCGCTTTGGTGACGGGTTCGGTCGCCGGTGTTCTGTTTGTTTACTTGTTTACCTACTTGCAAAACAAAACCAAAATTGATGATGTGTTGGGTGTTTGGCCACTTCATGGTGTCTGTGGCGCTTGGGGCGGTATTGCAGCTGGCATCTTTGGCCAATCCTCACTCGGTGGGCTAGGGGGCGTCAGTTTCACCGTTCAGCTCTTGGGTACGCTTTTGGGCATTTCGGTTGCTCTGATTGGCGCTGGTATTGTCTATGGTGCGATTAACCGCCTCAGCGGCTTGCGACTCTCTCAAGAAGATGAATTTAATGGCGCAGACTTAGCTATTCATAAGATCTCTTCCGTTAACGCTGAGTAG
- the cobB gene encoding Sir2 family NAD+-dependent deacetylase yields the protein MNFPYRNIVVLTGAGISAESGIQTFRAQDGLWENHRIEDVATPEGFARDPDLVQDFYNQRRKKLQDPNIEPNAAHLALGRLEAELDGQVTIVTQNIDNLHERGGNKNIIHMHGELLKSRCSVSNQVIEETGDILTGDLCHCCQMPSQMRPHVVWFGEMPLRMGEIYSALETADLFISIGTSGVVYPAAGFVHDAKMHGAHTIEINLEPSAIESEFVEKRYGKASVEVPKLVEELLAHLESNVESA from the coding sequence ATGAACTTCCCATATCGAAATATCGTCGTATTGACCGGAGCTGGAATTTCCGCAGAGTCAGGTATTCAAACCTTTCGAGCACAAGATGGACTGTGGGAAAACCATCGTATTGAAGATGTCGCAACTCCGGAAGGTTTCGCCAGAGACCCCGATTTAGTCCAAGACTTCTACAATCAACGTCGTAAAAAACTGCAAGACCCTAATATAGAACCGAATGCCGCACACCTCGCACTTGGCCGACTCGAAGCGGAGCTCGACGGTCAGGTAACGATCGTGACTCAGAACATCGATAATTTGCACGAACGTGGTGGTAACAAGAATATTATTCATATGCATGGTGAGTTGCTCAAATCTCGCTGCAGTGTCTCAAACCAAGTGATTGAGGAAACGGGGGATATTCTGACAGGGGATCTTTGTCATTGTTGCCAGATGCCATCGCAGATGCGTCCTCATGTTGTTTGGTTTGGTGAAATGCCTCTGAGAATGGGGGAGATATACTCAGCGTTAGAAACCGCCGACCTGTTTATCTCAATTGGCACGTCCGGGGTGGTTTATCCCGCCGCCGGATTTGTCCATGACGCCAAAATGCACGGCGCACACACGATTGAAATTAACCTTGAACCCAGTGCGATCGAAAGTGAGTTTGTGGAAAAACGCTACGGTAAGGCGAGTGTTGAAGTGCCTAAGTTGGTCGAGGAGCTGCTTGCGCATTTAGAGAGTAACGTTGAAAGCGCATAA
- a CDS encoding extracellular solute-binding protein has translation MKKALYTGALCAATFFSTSSFAADQELYFYNWSEYIPSEVLEDFTKETGIKVIYSTYESNESMYAKLKTQGSGYDLVVPSTYFVSKMRKEGMLQKVDKAKLSHFAELDANYLDKPFDPGNDYSIPYIWGATGIGINVDMLDKSSVKNWGDLWDTQWAGQLMLMDDAREVFHIALSKLGYSPNTTNPDEIKAAYEELKKLIPNVLVFNSDFPANPYLAGEVSLGMLWNGSAYMARQEGAKIDIIWPEKGAIFWMDSLAIPAGAKNTEAAHKMIDFLLRPENAAKIAMEIGYPTPVKTAYKLLPKEFAEDQNIFPPQSVMDNGVWQDEVGEASVLYDEYFQKLKVNN, from the coding sequence ATGAAAAAAGCACTGTATACCGGCGCATTGTGTGCTGCTACTTTTTTTTCAACTTCTTCATTTGCAGCAGATCAAGAACTGTATTTCTACAACTGGTCTGAGTATATCCCAAGTGAAGTGTTAGAAGATTTCACTAAAGAAACGGGTATCAAAGTCATCTATTCAACCTACGAGTCTAACGAGAGCATGTACGCAAAGTTAAAGACTCAAGGCAGTGGCTATGATCTGGTCGTTCCTTCTACTTATTTTGTTTCTAAGATGCGTAAAGAAGGAATGCTACAAAAAGTGGATAAAGCCAAGCTGTCTCACTTTGCCGAACTAGACGCGAACTATCTAGACAAGCCATTTGACCCAGGTAATGACTACTCTATTCCATACATTTGGGGGGCGACTGGTATTGGTATCAATGTTGACATGCTGGACAAGAGCTCAGTAAAAAACTGGGGAGATCTTTGGGATACTCAGTGGGCTGGTCAATTGATGTTGATGGACGATGCACGTGAAGTGTTCCACATCGCGCTTTCAAAGCTGGGTTACTCGCCAAACACAACCAACCCTGACGAGATCAAAGCCGCGTATGAAGAGCTGAAAAAACTGATCCCGAATGTATTGGTGTTCAACTCAGATTTCCCTGCCAATCCCTATCTAGCGGGTGAAGTTTCACTGGGTATGCTTTGGAATGGCTCTGCGTACATGGCCCGTCAAGAAGGTGCAAAAATTGACATCATCTGGCCTGAGAAAGGTGCAATTTTCTGGATGGATAGCTTAGCCATTCCAGCGGGTGCGAAAAATACTGAAGCCGCACACAAGATGATCGACTTCCTTCTACGCCCAGAAAATGCGGCAAAAATTGCGATGGAAATCGGTTATCCAACCCCTGTGAAAACCGCTTACAAACTGCTCCCTAAAGAGTTTGCCGAAGATCAAAACATCTTCCCTCCACAATCTGTGATGGATAATGGTGTGTGGCAAGACGAAGTCGGTGAAGCCAGTGTACTTTACGATGAGTACTTCCAAAAACTCAAAGTAAATAACTAA
- a CDS encoding extracellular solute-binding protein: MKKWATLLAGSACALSLFSGSVAAEDKELVFMNWGPYINSNILEQFTKETGIKVIYSTYESNETLYAKLKTHNQGYDLVVPSTYFVSKMRDEGMLQKIDKSKLTNFKNLDKNYLDKPYDPNNDYSIPHVVAITGLAVNTDMYDPNDFQSWADLWKPELKGQVMLMDDTREVFHIALRKLGYSGNTTDEKQIDEAYAELQKLMPNVLVFNSDNPGAPYMSGEVGVGMLWNGSAAAAQKEGLPLTLVFPKEGGIGWVDNFAISSGAKNVDAAHKMIDFLLRPEIAEQISNDTGYLTAVAESNAKFKDVAPLFPSQEDLDRVEWQDAVGDKTVKYEDYFMKLKAGQ; this comes from the coding sequence ATGAAAAAATGGGCTACTTTATTAGCTGGTAGTGCATGTGCGCTTTCACTGTTTTCTGGTTCGGTTGCAGCGGAAGATAAAGAATTGGTATTTATGAACTGGGGTCCTTACATCAACAGTAATATCCTAGAGCAATTTACGAAAGAAACAGGTATCAAGGTGATTTACTCGACTTACGAGTCGAACGAAACCTTGTACGCCAAGTTGAAAACGCACAACCAAGGCTATGATCTGGTAGTACCTTCTACCTACTTCGTATCTAAGATGCGTGATGAAGGTATGTTGCAGAAGATTGATAAATCGAAGCTAACAAACTTCAAAAACTTAGATAAGAACTATCTAGATAAACCTTACGATCCAAACAACGACTACTCTATCCCACACGTTGTTGCGATCACGGGTCTTGCTGTGAACACCGATATGTACGATCCAAATGACTTCCAAAGCTGGGCAGACCTATGGAAACCTGAGCTTAAGGGCCAAGTCATGTTGATGGACGACACTCGTGAAGTGTTCCATATCGCGCTACGCAAATTGGGTTATTCGGGTAACACCACCGATGAAAAACAAATCGATGAAGCGTACGCAGAACTGCAAAAGTTAATGCCAAACGTATTGGTATTCAACTCTGACAACCCAGGCGCACCATACATGTCTGGCGAAGTTGGCGTTGGCATGCTTTGGAACGGCAGTGCGGCGGCAGCACAAAAAGAAGGTTTACCTCTAACGCTTGTTTTCCCTAAAGAAGGCGGCATTGGTTGGGTAGATAACTTTGCAATTAGTTCTGGTGCGAAAAACGTGGATGCGGCGCACAAGATGATCGATTTCCTACTTCGTCCAGAAATTGCAGAGCAAATCTCTAACGACACGGGTTACTTGACCGCTGTTGCTGAGTCAAACGCGAAGTTCAAAGATGTTGCGCCACTGTTCCCGTCACAAGAAGATCTTGACCGCGTAGAGTGGCAAGACGCCGTTGGTGACAAAACAGTGAAGTACGAAGACTACTTCATGAAGCTTAAAGCTGGCCAATAA
- the potC gene encoding spermidine/putrescine ABC transporter permease PotC codes for MGRTVRFSFMTLVYAFLYLPIIVLIANSFNENKFGMKWGGFTTKWYHALVNNDSLMQAAWHSFNVAIFSATAATIIGSLTAVALFRYQFKGKSAVNGMLFVVMMSPDIVMAISLLALFLVLGAQLGFFTLLVAHITFCLPFVVVTVYSRLNGFDVKMLEAAKDLGASEWVILKQIILPLAKPAVAAGWLLSFTLSLDDVIISSFVTGPTYEILSLKIYSMVKVGISPEVNALATVMLVVSLVLVITSQILAREKVK; via the coding sequence ATGGGGCGTACAGTTAGATTTAGCTTTATGACGTTGGTTTATGCGTTTCTGTATTTACCAATCATCGTATTGATCGCCAACTCGTTTAACGAAAACAAGTTTGGTATGAAATGGGGCGGATTCACCACCAAGTGGTATCACGCGCTAGTGAATAACGACAGCTTGATGCAAGCTGCATGGCACTCGTTTAACGTTGCGATTTTTTCAGCAACTGCAGCAACGATTATCGGCAGTTTGACGGCGGTTGCCCTATTCCGCTACCAGTTCAAAGGCAAAAGTGCAGTCAACGGTATGCTGTTTGTCGTAATGATGTCTCCAGATATTGTGATGGCTATTTCGCTATTGGCGCTGTTTCTTGTGCTGGGTGCGCAATTGGGTTTCTTTACGCTTTTGGTTGCGCACATCACCTTCTGTTTGCCATTTGTTGTGGTCACGGTTTATAGCCGCTTAAACGGTTTTGATGTGAAAATGCTTGAAGCAGCAAAAGACCTTGGTGCAAGCGAATGGGTGATTCTAAAGCAAATTATTCTGCCATTGGCGAAACCTGCGGTTGCAGCTGGTTGGTTGCTGAGTTTTACCCTATCTTTAGATGACGTTATCATCAGCTCGTTTGTAACGGGCCCGACTTATGAGATTCTATCACTGAAAATCTACTCAATGGTTAAAGTGGGTATCTCTCCAGAAGTCAACGCATTGGCAACCGTCATGCTGGTCGTGTCACTCGTATTGGTGATTACCTCGCAAATCCTTGCGAGAGAAAAAGTTAAATAA
- the potB gene encoding spermidine/putrescine ABC transporter permease PotB: MSKKFSLQNAIITLIVGWLVLFVLIPNLMIIGTSFLTRDEANLIEMTFTLDNYARLLDPLYVKVLLHSFYMAIVATLICLVVGYPFAYIVAKMPHKWRPFMLFLVIVPFWTNSLIRTYGLKIVLGTQGILNKALLSIGLIDTPMRIMFTETAVMIGLVYILLPFMILPLYSAIEKLDDTYIEAAKDLGANKFQTLTKVILPLTMPGIIGGCLLVLLPALGMFYISDLLGGAKNLLIGNVIKSQVLNARDWPFGAATSIALTIAMAIMLYAYYRAGKLLNKKVELD; encoded by the coding sequence ATGAGCAAGAAATTTAGTCTTCAAAACGCCATTATCACGCTGATTGTTGGTTGGTTGGTTCTTTTTGTTCTTATTCCAAACCTGATGATCATTGGCACCAGTTTTCTGACGCGTGATGAAGCCAACCTCATTGAAATGACGTTTACATTGGATAACTACGCGCGTTTGCTCGATCCTTTGTACGTGAAAGTGTTGCTGCACTCCTTCTACATGGCGATTGTGGCAACCCTTATCTGTTTGGTTGTGGGCTACCCATTTGCTTACATTGTGGCGAAAATGCCACACAAATGGCGTCCATTTATGCTGTTTTTGGTGATTGTGCCTTTCTGGACCAACTCCCTGATCCGTACCTACGGCCTAAAAATCGTGTTGGGTACGCAAGGCATTCTCAATAAAGCGCTATTGAGCATTGGTCTTATTGATACGCCTATGCGCATTATGTTTACCGAAACCGCAGTTATGATTGGTTTAGTGTACATTTTGCTGCCATTCATGATTTTGCCGTTGTACTCAGCCATTGAAAAGCTGGACGACACGTATATCGAAGCGGCAAAAGACCTAGGTGCAAATAAGTTCCAGACGCTAACAAAGGTCATTCTGCCATTGACAATGCCTGGCATTATCGGCGGTTGTTTGTTAGTTCTCCTCCCTGCTCTGGGCATGTTCTACATTTCAGACTTGCTTGGCGGTGCGAAAAACTTGCTGATTGGTAACGTCATTAAGAGCCAAGTGCTCAATGCACGTGATTGGCCATTTGGGGCTGCGACCAGTATCGCGCTGACCATCGCAATGGCGATTATGCTTTATGCCTACTATCGCGCGGGTAAATTGTTGAATAAGAAAGTGGAGCTGGACTAA
- the potA gene encoding spermidine/putrescine ABC transporter ATP-binding protein PotA — MGEIQTLNAKQNAGQPVIRLSGISKSFDGKEIIGNLNLDVNHGEFLTILGPSGCGKTTVLRMIAGFETADNGQITIDNQDVTNVPAEQRHVNTVFQSYALFPHMTVFDNVAFGLRMQKVPAAEIEPRVMDALKMVRLESMAQRKPHQLSGGQQQRIAIARAVVNKPKVLLLDESLSALDYKLRKQMQIELKQLQRQLGITFIFVTHDQEEALSMSDRIIVMRSGVIEQDGSPREIYEDPKNLFVARFIGEINVFEATAKERLDENRIRAEIEGVDSVVYFDQPVTEGQKLQVLLRPEDLRIEEIKESEEKGIVGHVTERTYKGMTLDSVIETESGMRVMVSEFFNEDDPDVDHSLGQKVAITWVESWEVVLSDEQEI; from the coding sequence GTGGGAGAAATACAGACGTTGAACGCTAAACAAAATGCAGGACAACCAGTAATCCGTTTATCTGGTATCAGTAAGAGTTTCGATGGTAAGGAAATCATCGGTAATTTAAACCTGGACGTTAATCACGGTGAATTTTTAACGATTCTAGGTCCTTCTGGCTGTGGTAAAACAACCGTTTTACGCATGATCGCAGGTTTTGAAACTGCAGATAATGGCCAAATTACGATCGACAATCAGGATGTCACTAACGTTCCTGCAGAACAAAGGCATGTCAACACGGTATTCCAAAGTTACGCATTGTTCCCACATATGACTGTGTTTGATAATGTTGCGTTTGGCTTACGCATGCAGAAGGTCCCTGCTGCTGAAATCGAACCTCGCGTAATGGACGCGCTTAAAATGGTTCGTCTAGAGAGCATGGCTCAGCGTAAACCTCATCAGCTTTCTGGTGGTCAACAGCAGCGTATTGCAATTGCGCGTGCTGTGGTGAACAAACCAAAAGTACTATTACTTGATGAATCCCTATCAGCGCTTGATTACAAATTACGTAAGCAAATGCAGATTGAGCTTAAGCAGCTACAGCGACAGCTTGGCATCACCTTTATTTTCGTGACGCACGATCAGGAAGAAGCACTATCGATGTCAGACCGCATTATCGTCATGCGCTCAGGCGTTATCGAGCAAGATGGCTCTCCTCGTGAAATCTACGAAGATCCGAAAAACTTATTTGTTGCGCGCTTTATCGGCGAAATCAACGTGTTTGAAGCAACGGCCAAAGAACGCCTTGATGAAAACCGTATTCGTGCTGAGATTGAAGGCGTCGACTCAGTGGTTTACTTCGATCAACCGGTAACGGAAGGTCAGAAACTGCAAGTGCTACTTCGTCCAGAAGACTTACGTATTGAAGAGATCAAAGAATCCGAAGAGAAAGGTATTGTCGGTCATGTTACCGAGCGTACTTACAAAGGGATGACTCTTGATTCTGTTATTGAAACGGAATCTGGCATGCGTGTAATGGTAAGCGAGTTCTTTAACGAAGATGATCCTGATGTGGACCACTCTTTAGGACAAAAAGTCGCCATTACTTGGGTTGAAAGCTGGGAAGTGGTGCTAAGCGATGAGCAAGAAATTTAG
- a CDS encoding membrane protein, which produces MKNEFEKEINIGGTIESALSGQYELSAGAVFSEAWKKTMSHFFSFSPAIVLLLALQLLIFYIALQLQLGEPSVILDAIVNPDLLTEQIVSAIYVANFSYEVISAPIFAGVSLMAMSHAAGLQTKTRHISKGLQYTIPVILATLFSLMLQGLLGMIFPLLSLYLSMAFSHSILLICEKNVPPMQSLLLSLRAINRKILVVSGLYLLVMVMFAVATIFYGIGLIFVLPFFFHLKGILYREMFGIRLKIVATSGSDDNNDNNSQVFNA; this is translated from the coding sequence ATGAAAAACGAATTCGAAAAAGAGATTAACATTGGCGGTACTATTGAAAGTGCGCTCTCTGGTCAATATGAGCTGAGTGCTGGAGCCGTTTTTAGTGAAGCTTGGAAGAAAACGATGTCGCATTTCTTCAGCTTTTCTCCAGCTATCGTGCTGTTACTCGCGCTACAGTTGCTGATTTTCTATATCGCACTTCAACTGCAACTTGGTGAGCCGAGTGTGATCCTTGATGCCATCGTCAATCCCGATTTACTGACTGAACAAATTGTTTCGGCTATTTATGTAGCAAACTTCAGCTACGAAGTGATTAGCGCGCCGATTTTTGCCGGTGTCAGCTTGATGGCGATGAGCCATGCCGCAGGTTTACAGACGAAAACTCGCCACATCAGCAAAGGGCTTCAATACACGATTCCCGTTATTCTTGCCACCTTGTTCAGCTTGATGCTTCAAGGCTTACTGGGCATGATTTTTCCTTTGCTTTCACTTTATCTTTCAATGGCGTTTAGTCACTCGATTCTGCTTATCTGCGAAAAGAATGTTCCACCAATGCAATCTCTGCTGCTTTCTTTACGTGCGATCAACCGTAAAATTCTAGTCGTATCAGGTTTGTACCTGCTGGTGATGGTGATGTTTGCGGTAGCAACGATCTTTTATGGCATCGGGTTGATTTTTGTTTTGCCATTTTTCTTCCATCTCAAAGGTATTCTCTACCGCGAGATGTTTGGTATCCGTTTGAAAATAGTGGCTACCTCCGGTTCCGACGACAATAACGATAACAATTCACAGGTATTTAATGCTTAA
- a CDS encoding glucosaminidase domain-containing protein has product MLNPSQSTFLKVTAVAAFVAFSAVGPYVFYRDHQPKEQVQAIESLPDFAAIQSVAEKKRAFFDYLRPMVALENQRVLEERSFLESLDIANLSEKQNARLDKLASRYNVTLSAEEANEDSLNELMLRVNVLPEALVMIQAANESAWGTSRFARQANNLFGQWCYTPGCGVVPLERNQGAFHEVAKFSSVQDSVHGYFMNVNRNRAYRELREIRATLDMQGRDLQSVSVATELTNGLLSYSERGQDYVDDLQAMIRHNAEFWTN; this is encoded by the coding sequence ATGCTTAACCCATCACAATCTACATTTTTAAAAGTGACCGCTGTTGCGGCTTTTGTTGCTTTCTCTGCTGTCGGTCCTTATGTGTTCTATCGAGACCATCAACCTAAAGAACAAGTGCAAGCTATTGAGTCTTTACCTGACTTCGCTGCGATTCAAAGTGTCGCCGAGAAAAAAAGGGCCTTTTTCGACTATCTAAGACCTATGGTGGCACTGGAAAACCAACGCGTGCTTGAAGAGCGTTCTTTTCTAGAATCTTTGGATATAGCCAACTTATCGGAAAAGCAGAACGCTCGACTCGACAAGTTAGCCTCTCGTTACAATGTCACACTTTCAGCGGAAGAAGCTAATGAAGACTCTTTGAATGAATTGATGTTAAGAGTCAATGTGTTGCCAGAAGCGCTCGTCATGATTCAAGCCGCCAACGAGTCCGCTTGGGGAACTTCGCGCTTTGCTCGTCAAGCAAACAATCTCTTTGGCCAGTGGTGCTATACCCCAGGATGTGGTGTGGTTCCACTTGAACGTAATCAAGGTGCTTTCCACGAAGTGGCGAAGTTTTCTTCGGTTCAAGATTCGGTTCATGGCTATTTTATGAACGTTAATCGTAATCGTGCATACAGAGAGCTGCGTGAGATTCGCGCCACTCTTGATATGCAAGGTCGCGATCTACAAAGCGTCTCCGTGGCGACAGAACTGACGAATGGCCTGCTTTCCTATTCAGAGAGAGGGCAGGATTATGTTGATGATCTGCAAGCGATGATCCGCCACAATGCAGAATTTTGGACAAACTAA
- a CDS encoding DUF2987 domain-containing protein: MRKIGLTLLCTALSSFVVTPVAAQEYMFTYSKLFSQLKNNTKEGHEDVKVGIFFVNPQTKQLCDIEKAWMEKEEHYEEFMIPASKELPLPIDNNLKSANPLVFVQTPQDMRCDYSLVVMTKQPLQGKVTYAQLEPLMPQMKTMLDDLGGMFSSWFTPDVEGVTMEFADQLNDMITFSNGQKKAIINGKVQVALSEIGEAGYMVLPQPTMRVLPYLPAAKK; the protein is encoded by the coding sequence ATGAGAAAGATTGGCCTCACCTTACTCTGTACTGCCTTATCCTCTTTCGTGGTGACACCCGTCGCTGCGCAAGAATACATGTTTACCTACTCAAAGCTCTTCTCTCAATTAAAAAACAATACCAAAGAGGGGCATGAAGACGTTAAGGTCGGCATTTTTTTCGTTAATCCTCAAACCAAACAGCTTTGTGATATTGAAAAAGCGTGGATGGAAAAGGAGGAGCATTACGAAGAATTTATGATTCCCGCATCAAAAGAGTTACCGCTGCCAATAGACAACAACCTCAAGTCAGCAAATCCACTGGTTTTTGTTCAGACACCGCAAGATATGCGCTGTGACTACTCGCTCGTTGTAATGACCAAGCAGCCATTACAAGGAAAAGTGACGTATGCGCAGCTAGAGCCACTCATGCCACAGATGAAAACCATGTTGGATGATTTAGGCGGCATGTTTTCTAGCTGGTTTACGCCTGATGTAGAAGGGGTGACAATGGAGTTCGCCGATCAATTAAACGACATGATTACCTTCTCCAATGGGCAGAAAAAAGCGATCATCAACGGTAAGGTACAAGTGGCACTTAGTGAGATAGGCGAAGCGGGCTATATGGTGTTACCACAGCCCACTATGCGCGTTTTGCCTTACTTACCTGCGGCAAAGAAATAA
- the ttcA gene encoding tRNA 2-thiocytidine(32) synthetase TtcA: protein MTEQIQERTKAQQYNFNKLQKRIRRNTGQAIADFNMIEDGDRIMVCLSGGKDSFTMLDILISLQKSAPISFSLVAVNLDQKQPGFPAHVLPEYLESLGVEYKIVEEDTYSIVQDKIPEGKTTCSLCSRLRRGILYRTAKELGATKIALGHHRDDILETLFLNMFYGGKMKGMPPKLVSDNGEHVVIRPLAYCREKDIIKYSDMAGYPIIPCNLCGSQPNLQRQNIKQMLNDWDKRFPGRIETMFRAMQNVVPSHLADFELFDFKSINKDSGVINGGDIGFDKEEMPVATVEDEDMVQEFDPSLKLDVTNI from the coding sequence ATGACAGAGCAAATTCAAGAGCGCACTAAAGCTCAACAATATAACTTCAACAAGTTACAAAAGCGTATTCGTCGTAATACAGGCCAAGCGATTGCTGACTTCAACATGATCGAAGACGGTGACCGTATTATGGTGTGTTTGTCTGGTGGTAAAGACAGCTTTACCATGTTGGACATCCTGATTAGCTTACAAAAAAGTGCCCCAATCTCCTTTTCTCTTGTCGCTGTTAACCTAGACCAAAAGCAGCCGGGCTTTCCAGCGCATGTACTGCCTGAATACCTAGAAAGCTTAGGTGTGGAATATAAGATCGTAGAAGAAGATACTTACTCGATTGTTCAAGATAAGATCCCTGAAGGTAAAACGACCTGTTCACTTTGCTCTCGACTACGTCGTGGTATTTTGTACCGCACAGCCAAAGAACTCGGTGCAACAAAAATTGCGCTAGGCCATCATCGCGACGACATTTTGGAAACCTTATTTCTAAACATGTTCTACGGTGGAAAAATGAAAGGCATGCCACCTAAGTTGGTTTCAGATAATGGCGAACACGTTGTGATTCGTCCACTGGCATACTGCCGTGAGAAAGACATCATCAAATATTCAGATATGGCTGGCTACCCTATCATTCCATGTAACCTATGTGGCTCTCAGCCAAACTTGCAGCGTCAAAATATCAAACAGATGCTGAATGACTGGGATAAGCGTTTCCCAGGTCGTATTGAGACAATGTTCCGTGCAATGCAGAATGTGGTGCCAAGCCATTTAGCGGATTTTGAGTTGTTTGATTTTAAATCGATCAACAAAGATTCAGGCGTGATTAACGGTGGTGATATCGGTTTCGACAAAGAAGAAATGCCTGTTGCAACCGTCGAGGATGAAGATATGGTGCAAGAGTTTGATCCAAGCTTAAAGCTAGATGTGACCAATATTTAA